The genomic region GTCCAAAGTAACTCCTTCCATGTCTGTTGATTCCTGGAGTTTCATGGTCTCCTTGGGGACTGTTTTCCTTTCATCATCCACTCCAACCCACTTATCACCTTGTCAATAAACCCACCTGAAGCATTACTGAGCTATGTTGACCTAATCAAAGAGATGAGTGAATCAGGATTAGGGGAGGGTTGGGTTGTTCTGCTCCATGCACAGCCTCCCTCCAcctaccccccacctcccagtCAGCAAATGTATGAAGAACCCGCCCTGAACTTCTCTGCCAGGCACGAGGGAGGCAGGGGTGACTTAGCCAGCGCCCTGCTCTCTGGGGGCCTCATAGATACATGGAATTGATATATTCACTTGAGCCTTTGAAGGATGTGCAGGAATTACAGAAGATAAAGAGGAATTCTGAGCAGAGGGCATGGCAGGAGTGAAGGTATGGAGGTGGACAGGCACGAATCAACACAATTGTGAATATAGTGCAGCAACAAAAATGTTAGTAACAATAACAATGATAAGTAAATTCATTGAGGACTATGGATTATTGGGGGAGTGTTGCAGCTGGGGTTCCTGGGAAGTGAGCTAAAATGAAGTTTAGTTGGCAGGAGGTTTATTAGGGAGTATCCTTGGGATCAGGACCCacggaagggaaaggaagggaagggaaagaaggaagcaggCAGAGGGAGAAGCCGCGCTGCACTGTAATCTTGATGAAAACCTCAGCCGACTGAGGATGGGGTGACCCTTCAGAACCGTCCAGAGTAGGGGCAAGAGGGCTGGTGGGCCAGGCTCTGGAAGCAGGCTCCCTGGGAAGGGGGCGTGGCCTCGGGCCAGGAGGCTCTCTCTGCTGAGGCCATCCCTGAAAGGAGCTGACTGCTAAGGgcatcttcctcttcctttggagcTCCCAACAGCTAGGGTAGAAAGTCCTTCATCCTCAAAAGGGGACTAGGCAGTGTGTCACAGAGTCCGGGGAAGGAAAGATAGGCAATGTGGGGGCCATGAAGACAGCTTGGATAAGCCACAGTGCAGCATGAGGCAGGGCCTGCTGACTTTGAGCAGAGCCTGCGGGCAAGCATGCCCCTGTAATGCTTCGAGTTTCAAGTTCCAGGGTGTCAGATGCCCACAGGGGCAGGGAGATGTTGCTCCTtcagtatttgttgagtgaatgcaTGAGAAGATAGATGGGAAGGTTGACATTTCCAGGGTCAACAGTAAGAGGACAAATGGAGGCACACAcccttataaatatttgttataaatcAGGCTTAAAAACATGTTCTAGCACCCCTTCCCCCCCTAAATTGACCAAATAAACCTTCATCACAACCTGTGAGGCCAGGTACAAATTTAGAATTCTTGGACTCCTCAGAGTTCCATGCCTGAAGAGCTGGTCCTACAGCCTGTCCCCATCTCTTCCCATCTCCCCCTCTGTCTGAGGGGCCTTGCAGTCTAAGCTCCATCCTCCCACCCTCCACCATAACCAGTGCTCTGGAGAAGCCCTGGAAGCCTGCTTGGGTCTCTTGGGTGGGGAATCTGGGTCTTGTGGACTGCTTGTCCTTAGGGAGGGTTGTGGCCAGAGGAAGGTTGGAGCAGGTGGCTCCAGCTGGACTCCCTGGGAAGCTGACTCAGGGATGGAATCATTAGGACTTTTATGAGGGGAAGCCCTTGGGTCCACACCTatggaaggaggggaaggaagcaggagtTGGCACAGGGTTGTAGTAGCTTCAGTATAGGCCCGACCCCTTGGGGAGCTCTTTGGAGTTAGAAGTCCCCTTCAGAATTATCCAGCCTTGGGCAGAGATGACCCGATGGGGCCGCACTGGGAAGGAGTATGACTTTGGTCTAGGCAGCTCCTTAGTGGACAGGCCTGATCTcactcccagcagctggggcACCAAGACCTTCACCAAGCCCACCACAGCAGGGTCCTCAAAGTGAGCACATGGTCAGGACCTCTATGGCCTGGGTTAGGGGCTCTCCTGGACTCCTGGGATGaacagggtggggtggaggatggTGGGTCCGGTTGAGGAAGTTGGTTCTTTGGCTGGTGAACCCCAAGGGACCTTTGCCAAcagccctttcttctccctccctctcagtCTGCCTAAAGGGCATCAAGGTACACATGAAGTGCTTTCTGGCCTTCACCCAGCTTAAGACCTTCCACGAGGCGAGCGAGGATTGCATCTCGCGCGGGGGCACCCTGGGCACCCCGCAGACGGGCAACGAGAACGACGCCCTCTACGAGTACCTGCGCCAGAGCGTGGGCGACGAGGCCGAGATCTGGCTGGGGCTCAACGACATGGCGGTGGAGGGCTCCTGGGTGGACATGACCGGCGGCGGCATCGCCTACAAGAACTGGGAGACGGAAATCACCGCGCAGCCCGACGGCGGCAAGGCGGAGAACTGCGCCGCCCTGTCCGGCGCGGCCGCCGGCAAGTGGTTCGACAAGCGCTGCCGCGACAAGCTGCCCTACATCTGCCAGTTCGGGATCGTGTAGCCGGGGCCGGGGACCGTGgggagggaggggtatgggggTGCGGTGGGGGTGCCAAGGAAGGGCGGGGAGGGGCCTCCCGGCCCCGGACCCCGCTCAGCGCCCGGCGCCCCTCCGAGCGCCCGGAGCCTCCTTTAGCAAAATAAAGTTGCTGTCGCTTCCGGAGAATCGCTGCGGTCTGTGCTGGGTCCGCCGGGGCGGGGAGATTTCCAGGCGCCTGGTCCGAAAGCCCTGGGAGGGGACGGGTTGAAGGAGGCAAGGCTGGGCACGCGCCTTTCACACCGCCAGTGGATTTTCGACATGAAGAGGGGCtgaagagagggaggaggaaaagagtaagtgggagaagagagaactctgatcttttaaaaatttttaaatttaattgtattttcaCGAAATTTCGtaacatttttccatatttcctttctccttttattttttttctgaaccacTTGAAAGTAAATTGCAGACATGATGCCCCTGTGCCCTAATATGTCAGTGTGCATTTCTAGATAACAAGGACATTTTCTTCCATAAGCACAGCACGCTTAGCAAAATCGGAAAATTAGCAGTGTACAACTAAACTACATAAACCTTATTCACGTTTCAGGCTTCTTTTCCTAGAATCCACTTCCGTCTGTTGGGATCCAGCATCATTCCCCCAACTCCAGGGAGGAGGCTCCccatcctgccccccaccccccaccatgtgGATCCATAGTGAGATGCGCTGGCATGCTGGTTCCTGCTGCCGGGTTGTCAGGGGGCTCAGAGCAGAGACCATTCCCAGGAATCCAGGCAGATATGCACGCCCCTGCCTTCCCTATGTCCCCTGGGGCCTGGTCCAGGAACCAAATATGACAGGTGCCCGACCGTGTGTCCCCCTTCCACCCACTCCTCACAGAAAGCTTCTTGCTCCATGTTAGCAATAACAGCTACTTACTTTTCATTGGGTTCACCATATTGCAGGAACTTTAAGtatgatgactgatttaatcctGTCCACCCAGAACAAGAtatgttattattcccattttacagaaaaggaagctgaggctcagcaGCATCAGGTGACTTCCCTCtgccacacagccaggaagtagcaGAGCCATGCATTAGCCCAAGGGCCCTGGCCTTTCCACCACCACTGCAATGCTTGCTTTATGTTTCTGCAACTTTCCTGAAATAAGACATCAGAGAAGTGGCCTAGTGATCCCCAGAGGCTATTGGAAGCTCCCCAGTGTCCTGGCCCGTCCAACCATGTAGATCCAGCTCTAGTGACACCTCCTTGGGGAAGCTTCTTTATCCCATTAGTCACAGCCATCTCTCTGCATTTGGACTCCTGTGCAGCACATTTTACTTCTTGGTTGTCTTTTAGTGTGTCTCATCTTCTGTAATAAATTGATGATCAATTGATTCGATTTGATGGGGATGGGGTGAGCCAGGGGAAGCGGCTTGCTGTTACAGCAGTGAACTGTGTCCATACTTCATGCCAGGCTGCCTGCTCGGCGTCGTCACAGAAAGCACCTCACATAATTCAGCAATTATGGGAGGAGGTAATGAGGTCCGttgtatagatgaggaaactgagactcagaagttTGATGCGACTTCTTCATGGTGGGCTAGCTAGTGAGAAGCAAAGCTGAGATTCAAATCTAGGCGTTGTTAGCTCTGAGTCTTGGGCTCTTTTTACCCCAAACTCAGCTTTCTAGCAGGATAGAAGTGACCAGGGGTTTTTCAAAGTTCCTGCAGAGGGTGACTGTCCACAAGAGGGCGCCCATGCCCCTGTGTGTGAACGTGGGTCCTGGTGGAGAGGCGGGCGCTGCAGCCGGGCAGCAAGCATTGCCCACTTGCTAACAGCAGGTGGCAGCATGAGCAAGAGAATTGTGACCCATGTTTAAGCCATTAATGCTCTTACACCGGCAACATTTAAACTTGAAGACGTCGAACTGGGGTACACCTGTCCTCAGATCTTGTCCTTAtcttaaattttgatattttcttcatcatggatttttttgcattaattttgatgttttaaaaaatactgctttcaattgttatttatcttgattactgagttttttggcatcctttaaattttgtgcaccagccgcccctccccccccaaCTTGTTTCCCTGCCCTCACCATCATTCCAGCTCAACCTTGGAGGTACATGTGAATTTTCCAAGGGGTACAGGAATAATGATAGTTTTAAGGGGCTCAGTTTCTAGATCCTCaacttttatctttctctttagTAGAATTCACCTGCTTGAGCACAGGCCTAGGGTGGAGGCCTCCTCTCCTATCTCCTCCTTCACAATCACCGTTTTCCctctttataaaaagaaaagccaacTCTTTCCCATCTGTGCATTGCCCTGCTGTGTAAAAAGCTTTGGGGATGCCAAATGGACAATGTGAAATATTGGTGTAGGTGTGGAGAAGTGAAAGACTGGGTAAAAAAATCCTTTAGCAAATACAGTGATTTCCAGTAGTTTGCTTTTAACAACCTTAGGGAAGAGCCTAATCAAGTTTTCAGTTAGTAGACATGCTAAATAATTTCCACTGATGAGCATTTTTGTCCTGTAGCTTAGAAGTTCAAGTATGGTGACATCACTGTAACAACTTTCAGTCTCATCAACTTATTTATCTGAATCAGGTTACTCAACATTTACAActctaaaaataaagaataggAATAATATTGATGCCAAGCCCTACTGCCAGTTTAGGATACAtgaaccaatttttaaaaaggccttGTTCATCTGATTATGAGATTCATGTTTAAATGTGTTTATagaaatatgtaatatatttgtAATGTTTTGATCAATTAAGTACTAACAGAAATTGTGTTGGGGGGATGCTAGGAAAATAAGTTTGAAGGGCGCTAGCCAAAATCTCTGAGAAAAATGCTGAGATTGGCATTTGAAAGGTGAGACCCACTGAACAGAAGGAGGTGGTTCTGTGAAGGAGAAGCTTCTCTTTCTCTGCCCCCTTGCCATCTTCGCTAGTGTGCTGGAGTCCTGTGCTCAGGCCCAGTGGAGCctcactttctctttttcccatcGCCTCTGCCGCTCCTGTCcctgttcctctttcttttacATCTAGCCATGCCTTCAGCCATCCCCATCTTTGCCCATCCCAGGCAAgagaggggtggagggaggaagtATAGATGGAGACCCCCCAGTGTGGAGAGGGTGTGCCCTAGGATAACTGGGGCACTGGCTTTGGCACCCTGGAGCAAGCCTGGGCAGCATCTTGgctctcaatttcttcatctgcaaaatgaggttTAGTCTAGATTCCAAGACTTCCAAACCCAGGATTCTACCTGTCTGTGGGAATGGTTTCGTAGAATCTTTTCCAGACGAGAAAGCTGGTGGTGGTTTCCTCTGTCCAGGCAAGGCTCATTCCCTGCATTGCCCATCTCATTTTCTGCAGTGACCACAGgcccttgctttctctctcttgaaTCTCAGACCTGTACAAAGTCAGATGCCTGGTGGACACTGCCACCTAGAAGTCCTCTTTCTGAGCTCACTATCTCCACAGAAGGTCCCCATCGACCCAGTCATCCAAGCCCCAAACCTGTGGGGATCACAGTGCCTCAGTCTTTGTCACTTGAGATCTAAATAATCACCAGAACTCCATGATTTTACCTCTGTGGTGGCTAATATGTCAacttaggttatggtgtccagttgtttggtcaagcaagcactggcctgattgttactgtgagggtattttgtagatggatttaaattattaatcagttgattgcatctatggttaaTTACATCTATGGGTGATTACAACTACAATCATCAAAGTAGAGTGCCTTCAGCAAGGAGTGgcgtctcctcatccaatcagttgaaggccttaaagtgagaactgaggatttcagcaatGAGAAAGAATAATTCctacctctacttcagccacccagattttcctgaggaattcaatGTCACTATCATTGGAATCTCCAACttgcagcatctcctggggaattcaactgcACGTTCATTgaatttccaacttgtggcctgccctatggcaTTTGGGCTTGGTAATCCCCAACaccatgtgagccaattcctgtaataaatctctttatatttacatatacagaTCTTGTCAGCTctctttctctggaaaaccctgactaatacaacctCCCAATTAACTCTCTGCTCTGTCCCCTCCTCTCTAGTTTCACTGCTGCTGGGCCTAAGTCTCTTGCTTGAACCAATCCAACAAGCATCCTTCCTGGTCCCCCTACCTTCTCCCATGTCTCTTCCACCCACCCTAAACCATAACCTTTAGTGCATCACCACTAGTTGTACAGCAGAGAAAGGCTGGTTCAAGCTTTGGTTAGAGTTGACCCATGGAATATGATCTGAGGGCTGTCAACTGCTCCCTTCTTCCCACACATGTAACACACATGGCATACACATCTCTgcttcatctgaaaatattttctccgtAGTGTGTCCCTgaagccttaaatctccaggtgATAACTGCACCTGCCCCATCCTGCCCTACCTAATTGATTTTGGcatcaatttcttttctttttaaaaatttttgttgtggttatatatatatatcatcaaATTTTCCATTCTAACCATTTTTTAGTAAATAGTCCAATGGCATTAATTGAGAATTCTTCCTTTGATTTTGACTGTGCTAAGAGAAAATGCAGATCTtgataaaagcaaagaaaactaaCAATGTTTAATCTCTTAATATGTGCTGGGCAATGACCCAGAAACCCCTTATTATA from Choloepus didactylus isolate mChoDid1 chromosome 1, mChoDid1.pri, whole genome shotgun sequence harbors:
- the CLEC3B gene encoding tetranectin encodes the protein MELWGTYLFLCLFSLLTQLTAETPAPKVKKAANAKKDVVSPKMFEELKTQLDSLAQEVALLKEQQALQTVCLKGIKVHMKCFLAFTQLKTFHEASEDCISRGGTLGTPQTGNENDALYEYLRQSVGDEAEIWLGLNDMAVEGSWVDMTGGGIAYKNWETEITAQPDGGKAENCAALSGAAAGKWFDKRCRDKLPYICQFGIV